A DNA window from Etheostoma spectabile isolate EspeVRDwgs_2016 chromosome 22, UIUC_Espe_1.0, whole genome shotgun sequence contains the following coding sequences:
- the smarcd3b gene encoding SWI/SNF-related matrix-associated actin-dependent regulator of chromatin subfamily D member 3b isoform X9 — protein MERKRPGMPSGARMPHQGAPMGPPGPPYGGSPAVRPGLPSPVMEPSRKRPAPSQQVQQQQQQQQAVQGRARNAKRRKMADKILPQRIRELVPESQAYMDLLAFERKLDQTIMRKRVDIQEALKRPMKQQKRKLRLYISNTFNPARPDADDSDGSIASWELRVEGKLLDDPGKQKKKFSSFFKSLVIELDKDLYGPDNHLVESMRGALLFQWHRTPTTQETDGFQVKRPGDVSVRCTLLLMLDYQPPQFKLDPRLARLLGIHTQARSCIIQALWQYVKTNKLQDSHDKEYINCDKYFQQIFDCPRLKFSEIPQRLTNLLLPPDPIVINHVISVDPNDQKKTACYDIDVEVEDPLKGQMSSFLLSTANQQEIASLDNKIHETIESINQLKIQRDFMLSFSRDPKGYIQDWLKSQSRDLKLMTDVVGNPEEERRAAFYHEPWSQEAVSRYFYCKIQQRRQELEQALAVRNT, from the exons CGTCCTGGCATGCCGTCTGGAGCGAGGATGCCCCACCAGGGAGCGCCCATGGGCCCCCCTGGCCCACCGTACGGTGGGAGCCCGGCGGTGCGACCCGGCCTGCCCTCCCCGGTGATGGAGCCCAGTCGTAAGAGGCCTGCACCCTCCCAGCAGgtccagcagcagcaacagcagcagcaggccgTCCAGGGCCGGGCCAGAAA tGCTAAGAGAAGGAAAATGGCAGACAAGATTCTTCCGCAAAGG ATCCGTGAGCTGGTCCCCGAGTCTCAGGCCTACATGGATCTGCTGGCTTTTGAGCGCAAACTGGACCAGACCATCATGCGCAAACGTGTGGACATCCAGGAGGCGCTGAAGAGACCAATGAAg CAGCAGAAGCGTAAACTGAGGCTTTACATATCGAACACGTTCAACCCTGCCAGACCTGACGCTGATGACTCAGATGGCAGCATTGCATCATGGGAACTGCGAGTAGAGGGGAAGTTGCTGGATGAC CCGgggaagcagaagaagaagttttcttcattttttaagaGCCTGGTGATTGAGCTGGACAAAGACCTCTACGGTCCTGACAACCACCTGGTGGAG TCAATGCGTGGTGCCTTGCTCTTTCAGTGGCACCGCACGCCCACCACTCAGGAGACGGACGGCTTCCAGGTGAAAAGGCCGGGAGACGTGAGTGTGCGCTGCACTCTGCTGCTAATGCTGGACTACCAG CCTCCCCAGTTTAAGCTGGACCCTCGCCTGGCTCGCCTGCTTGGCATTCACACTCAGGCTCGCTCCTGCATCATCCAGGCCCTCTGGCAATACGTCAAGACCAACAAGCTGCAGGACTCCCATGACAAGGAGTACATCAACTGTGACAAGTATTTCCAACAG ATCTTTGACTGCCCTCGGCTGAAGTTCTCTGAGATCCCTCAGCGCCTCACCAACCTCCTTTTACCCCCCGACCCCATCGTTATCAACCATGTCATCAG TGTGGATCCCAACGACCAGAAGAAGACGGCCTGCTACGACATCGACGTGGAGGTGGAAGACCCCCTGAAGGGTCAGATGAGCAGCTTCCTCCTCTCCACCGCCAACCAGCAGGAGATCGCCTCACTCGACAACAAG ATCCATGAGACCATCGAGTCCATCAACCAGCTGAAGATCCAGAGGGACTTCATGCTCAGTTTCTCCAGAGATCCCAAGGGCTACATCCAGGACTGGCTTAAATCCCAGAGCCGAGACCTTAAG TTAATGACAGACGTGGTGGGGAACcctgaagaggagaggagggcagCGTTTTACCACGAGCCTTGGTCCCAGGAGGCGGTCAGCCGCTATTTCTACTGCAAG ATCCAGCAGAGGAGACAGGAGTTGGAACAGGCCTTAGCTGTCCGCAACACCTAA
- the smarcd3b gene encoding SWI/SNF-related matrix-associated actin-dependent regulator of chromatin subfamily D member 3b isoform X5: MERKRPGMPSGARMPHQGAPMGPPGPPYGGSPAVRPGLPSPVMEPSRKRPAPSQQVQQQQQQQQAVQGRARKKPVGFPGANEMPARQMDMREPQSDPTLGSNAKRRKMADKILPQRIRELVPESQAYMDLLAFERKLDQTIMRKRVDIQEALKRPMKQQKRKLRLYISNTFNPARPDADDSDGSIASWELRVEGKLLDDPGKQKKKFSSFFKSLVIELDKDLYGPDNHLVESMRGALLFQWHRTPTTQETDGFQVKRPGDVSVRCTLLLMLDYQPPQFKLDPRLARLLGIHTQARSCIIQALWQYVKTNKLQDSHDKEYINCDKYFQQIFDCPRLKFSEIPQRLTNLLLPPDPIVINHVISVDPNDQKKTACYDIDVEVEDPLKGQMSSFLLSTANQQEIASLDNKIHETIESINQLKIQRDFMLSFSRDPKGYIQDWLKSQSRDLKLMTDVVGNPEEERRAAFYHEPWSQEAVSRYFYCKIQQRRQELEQALAVRNT, from the exons CGTCCTGGCATGCCGTCTGGAGCGAGGATGCCCCACCAGGGAGCGCCCATGGGCCCCCCTGGCCCACCGTACGGTGGGAGCCCGGCGGTGCGACCCGGCCTGCCCTCCCCGGTGATGGAGCCCAGTCGTAAGAGGCCTGCACCCTCCCAGCAGgtccagcagcagcaacagcagcagcaggccgTCCAGGGCCGGGCCAGAAA GAAGCCAGTTGGATTCCCTGGAGCCAATGAGATGCCGGCGAGGCAGATGGACATGAGAGAGCCCCAATCAGATCCCACGCTCGGATCAAA tGCTAAGAGAAGGAAAATGGCAGACAAGATTCTTCCGCAAAGG ATCCGTGAGCTGGTCCCCGAGTCTCAGGCCTACATGGATCTGCTGGCTTTTGAGCGCAAACTGGACCAGACCATCATGCGCAAACGTGTGGACATCCAGGAGGCGCTGAAGAGACCAATGAAg CAGCAGAAGCGTAAACTGAGGCTTTACATATCGAACACGTTCAACCCTGCCAGACCTGACGCTGATGACTCAGATGGCAGCATTGCATCATGGGAACTGCGAGTAGAGGGGAAGTTGCTGGATGAC CCGgggaagcagaagaagaagttttcttcattttttaagaGCCTGGTGATTGAGCTGGACAAAGACCTCTACGGTCCTGACAACCACCTGGTGGAG TCAATGCGTGGTGCCTTGCTCTTTCAGTGGCACCGCACGCCCACCACTCAGGAGACGGACGGCTTCCAGGTGAAAAGGCCGGGAGACGTGAGTGTGCGCTGCACTCTGCTGCTAATGCTGGACTACCAG CCTCCCCAGTTTAAGCTGGACCCTCGCCTGGCTCGCCTGCTTGGCATTCACACTCAGGCTCGCTCCTGCATCATCCAGGCCCTCTGGCAATACGTCAAGACCAACAAGCTGCAGGACTCCCATGACAAGGAGTACATCAACTGTGACAAGTATTTCCAACAG ATCTTTGACTGCCCTCGGCTGAAGTTCTCTGAGATCCCTCAGCGCCTCACCAACCTCCTTTTACCCCCCGACCCCATCGTTATCAACCATGTCATCAG TGTGGATCCCAACGACCAGAAGAAGACGGCCTGCTACGACATCGACGTGGAGGTGGAAGACCCCCTGAAGGGTCAGATGAGCAGCTTCCTCCTCTCCACCGCCAACCAGCAGGAGATCGCCTCACTCGACAACAAG ATCCATGAGACCATCGAGTCCATCAACCAGCTGAAGATCCAGAGGGACTTCATGCTCAGTTTCTCCAGAGATCCCAAGGGCTACATCCAGGACTGGCTTAAATCCCAGAGCCGAGACCTTAAG TTAATGACAGACGTGGTGGGGAACcctgaagaggagaggagggcagCGTTTTACCACGAGCCTTGGTCCCAGGAGGCGGTCAGCCGCTATTTCTACTGCAAG ATCCAGCAGAGGAGACAGGAGTTGGAACAGGCCTTAGCTGTCCGCAACACCTAA
- the smarcd3b gene encoding SWI/SNF-related matrix-associated actin-dependent regulator of chromatin subfamily D member 3b isoform X7, translating into MATEETAGGARKATKSKLFEFLVHGVRPGMPSGARMPHQGAPMGPPGPPYGGSPAVRPGLPSPVMEPSRKRPAPSQQVQQQQQQQQAVQGRARNAKRRKMADKILPQRIRELVPESQAYMDLLAFERKLDQTIMRKRVDIQEALKRPMKQKRKLRLYISNTFNPARPDADDSDGSIASWELRVEGKLLDDPGKQKKKFSSFFKSLVIELDKDLYGPDNHLVESMRGALLFQWHRTPTTQETDGFQVKRPGDVSVRCTLLLMLDYQPPQFKLDPRLARLLGIHTQARSCIIQALWQYVKTNKLQDSHDKEYINCDKYFQQIFDCPRLKFSEIPQRLTNLLLPPDPIVINHVISVDPNDQKKTACYDIDVEVEDPLKGQMSSFLLSTANQQEIASLDNKIHETIESINQLKIQRDFMLSFSRDPKGYIQDWLKSQSRDLKLMTDVVGNPEEERRAAFYHEPWSQEAVSRYFYCKIQQRRQELEQALAVRNT; encoded by the exons CGTCCTGGCATGCCGTCTGGAGCGAGGATGCCCCACCAGGGAGCGCCCATGGGCCCCCCTGGCCCACCGTACGGTGGGAGCCCGGCGGTGCGACCCGGCCTGCCCTCCCCGGTGATGGAGCCCAGTCGTAAGAGGCCTGCACCCTCCCAGCAGgtccagcagcagcaacagcagcagcaggccgTCCAGGGCCGGGCCAGAAA tGCTAAGAGAAGGAAAATGGCAGACAAGATTCTTCCGCAAAGG ATCCGTGAGCTGGTCCCCGAGTCTCAGGCCTACATGGATCTGCTGGCTTTTGAGCGCAAACTGGACCAGACCATCATGCGCAAACGTGTGGACATCCAGGAGGCGCTGAAGAGACCAATGAAg CAGAAGCGTAAACTGAGGCTTTACATATCGAACACGTTCAACCCTGCCAGACCTGACGCTGATGACTCAGATGGCAGCATTGCATCATGGGAACTGCGAGTAGAGGGGAAGTTGCTGGATGAC CCGgggaagcagaagaagaagttttcttcattttttaagaGCCTGGTGATTGAGCTGGACAAAGACCTCTACGGTCCTGACAACCACCTGGTGGAG TCAATGCGTGGTGCCTTGCTCTTTCAGTGGCACCGCACGCCCACCACTCAGGAGACGGACGGCTTCCAGGTGAAAAGGCCGGGAGACGTGAGTGTGCGCTGCACTCTGCTGCTAATGCTGGACTACCAG CCTCCCCAGTTTAAGCTGGACCCTCGCCTGGCTCGCCTGCTTGGCATTCACACTCAGGCTCGCTCCTGCATCATCCAGGCCCTCTGGCAATACGTCAAGACCAACAAGCTGCAGGACTCCCATGACAAGGAGTACATCAACTGTGACAAGTATTTCCAACAG ATCTTTGACTGCCCTCGGCTGAAGTTCTCTGAGATCCCTCAGCGCCTCACCAACCTCCTTTTACCCCCCGACCCCATCGTTATCAACCATGTCATCAG TGTGGATCCCAACGACCAGAAGAAGACGGCCTGCTACGACATCGACGTGGAGGTGGAAGACCCCCTGAAGGGTCAGATGAGCAGCTTCCTCCTCTCCACCGCCAACCAGCAGGAGATCGCCTCACTCGACAACAAG ATCCATGAGACCATCGAGTCCATCAACCAGCTGAAGATCCAGAGGGACTTCATGCTCAGTTTCTCCAGAGATCCCAAGGGCTACATCCAGGACTGGCTTAAATCCCAGAGCCGAGACCTTAAG TTAATGACAGACGTGGTGGGGAACcctgaagaggagaggagggcagCGTTTTACCACGAGCCTTGGTCCCAGGAGGCGGTCAGCCGCTATTTCTACTGCAAG ATCCAGCAGAGGAGACAGGAGTTGGAACAGGCCTTAGCTGTCCGCAACACCTAA
- the smarcd3b gene encoding SWI/SNF-related matrix-associated actin-dependent regulator of chromatin subfamily D member 3b isoform X6, producing the protein MATEETAGGARKATKSKLFEFLVHGVRPGMPSGARMPHQGAPMGPPGPPYGGSPAVRPGLPSPVMEPSRKRPAPSQQVQQQQQQQQAVQGRARNAKRRKMADKILPQRIRELVPESQAYMDLLAFERKLDQTIMRKRVDIQEALKRPMKQQKRKLRLYISNTFNPARPDADDSDGSIASWELRVEGKLLDDPGKQKKKFSSFFKSLVIELDKDLYGPDNHLVESMRGALLFQWHRTPTTQETDGFQVKRPGDVSVRCTLLLMLDYQPPQFKLDPRLARLLGIHTQARSCIIQALWQYVKTNKLQDSHDKEYINCDKYFQQIFDCPRLKFSEIPQRLTNLLLPPDPIVINHVISVDPNDQKKTACYDIDVEVEDPLKGQMSSFLLSTANQQEIASLDNKIHETIESINQLKIQRDFMLSFSRDPKGYIQDWLKSQSRDLKLMTDVVGNPEEERRAAFYHEPWSQEAVSRYFYCKIQQRRQELEQALAVRNT; encoded by the exons CGTCCTGGCATGCCGTCTGGAGCGAGGATGCCCCACCAGGGAGCGCCCATGGGCCCCCCTGGCCCACCGTACGGTGGGAGCCCGGCGGTGCGACCCGGCCTGCCCTCCCCGGTGATGGAGCCCAGTCGTAAGAGGCCTGCACCCTCCCAGCAGgtccagcagcagcaacagcagcagcaggccgTCCAGGGCCGGGCCAGAAA tGCTAAGAGAAGGAAAATGGCAGACAAGATTCTTCCGCAAAGG ATCCGTGAGCTGGTCCCCGAGTCTCAGGCCTACATGGATCTGCTGGCTTTTGAGCGCAAACTGGACCAGACCATCATGCGCAAACGTGTGGACATCCAGGAGGCGCTGAAGAGACCAATGAAg CAGCAGAAGCGTAAACTGAGGCTTTACATATCGAACACGTTCAACCCTGCCAGACCTGACGCTGATGACTCAGATGGCAGCATTGCATCATGGGAACTGCGAGTAGAGGGGAAGTTGCTGGATGAC CCGgggaagcagaagaagaagttttcttcattttttaagaGCCTGGTGATTGAGCTGGACAAAGACCTCTACGGTCCTGACAACCACCTGGTGGAG TCAATGCGTGGTGCCTTGCTCTTTCAGTGGCACCGCACGCCCACCACTCAGGAGACGGACGGCTTCCAGGTGAAAAGGCCGGGAGACGTGAGTGTGCGCTGCACTCTGCTGCTAATGCTGGACTACCAG CCTCCCCAGTTTAAGCTGGACCCTCGCCTGGCTCGCCTGCTTGGCATTCACACTCAGGCTCGCTCCTGCATCATCCAGGCCCTCTGGCAATACGTCAAGACCAACAAGCTGCAGGACTCCCATGACAAGGAGTACATCAACTGTGACAAGTATTTCCAACAG ATCTTTGACTGCCCTCGGCTGAAGTTCTCTGAGATCCCTCAGCGCCTCACCAACCTCCTTTTACCCCCCGACCCCATCGTTATCAACCATGTCATCAG TGTGGATCCCAACGACCAGAAGAAGACGGCCTGCTACGACATCGACGTGGAGGTGGAAGACCCCCTGAAGGGTCAGATGAGCAGCTTCCTCCTCTCCACCGCCAACCAGCAGGAGATCGCCTCACTCGACAACAAG ATCCATGAGACCATCGAGTCCATCAACCAGCTGAAGATCCAGAGGGACTTCATGCTCAGTTTCTCCAGAGATCCCAAGGGCTACATCCAGGACTGGCTTAAATCCCAGAGCCGAGACCTTAAG TTAATGACAGACGTGGTGGGGAACcctgaagaggagaggagggcagCGTTTTACCACGAGCCTTGGTCCCAGGAGGCGGTCAGCCGCTATTTCTACTGCAAG ATCCAGCAGAGGAGACAGGAGTTGGAACAGGCCTTAGCTGTCCGCAACACCTAA
- the smarcd3b gene encoding SWI/SNF-related matrix-associated actin-dependent regulator of chromatin subfamily D member 3b isoform X1, which translates to MATEETAGGARKATKSKLFEFLVHGVRPGMPSGARMPHQGAPMGPPGPPYGGSPAVRPGLPSPVMEPSRKRPAPSQQVQQQQQQQQAVQGRARKKPVGFPGANEMPARQMDMREPQSDPTLGSNAKRRKMADKILPQRIRELVPESQAYMDLLAFERKLDQTIMRKRVDIQEALKRPMKQQKRKLRLYISNTFNPARPDADDSDGSIASWELRVEGKLLDDPGKQKKKFSSFFKSLVIELDKDLYGPDNHLVESMRGALLFQWHRTPTTQETDGFQVKRPGDVSVRCTLLLMLDYQPPQFKLDPRLARLLGIHTQARSCIIQALWQYVKTNKLQDSHDKEYINCDKYFQQIFDCPRLKFSEIPQRLTNLLLPPDPIVINHVISVDPNDQKKTACYDIDVEVEDPLKGQMSSFLLSTANQQEIASLDNKIHETIESINQLKIQRDFMLSFSRDPKGYIQDWLKSQSRDLKLMTDVVGNPEEERRAAFYHEPWSQEAVSRYFYCKIQQRRQELEQALAVRNT; encoded by the exons CGTCCTGGCATGCCGTCTGGAGCGAGGATGCCCCACCAGGGAGCGCCCATGGGCCCCCCTGGCCCACCGTACGGTGGGAGCCCGGCGGTGCGACCCGGCCTGCCCTCCCCGGTGATGGAGCCCAGTCGTAAGAGGCCTGCACCCTCCCAGCAGgtccagcagcagcaacagcagcagcaggccgTCCAGGGCCGGGCCAGAAA GAAGCCAGTTGGATTCCCTGGAGCCAATGAGATGCCGGCGAGGCAGATGGACATGAGAGAGCCCCAATCAGATCCCACGCTCGGATCAAA tGCTAAGAGAAGGAAAATGGCAGACAAGATTCTTCCGCAAAGG ATCCGTGAGCTGGTCCCCGAGTCTCAGGCCTACATGGATCTGCTGGCTTTTGAGCGCAAACTGGACCAGACCATCATGCGCAAACGTGTGGACATCCAGGAGGCGCTGAAGAGACCAATGAAg CAGCAGAAGCGTAAACTGAGGCTTTACATATCGAACACGTTCAACCCTGCCAGACCTGACGCTGATGACTCAGATGGCAGCATTGCATCATGGGAACTGCGAGTAGAGGGGAAGTTGCTGGATGAC CCGgggaagcagaagaagaagttttcttcattttttaagaGCCTGGTGATTGAGCTGGACAAAGACCTCTACGGTCCTGACAACCACCTGGTGGAG TCAATGCGTGGTGCCTTGCTCTTTCAGTGGCACCGCACGCCCACCACTCAGGAGACGGACGGCTTCCAGGTGAAAAGGCCGGGAGACGTGAGTGTGCGCTGCACTCTGCTGCTAATGCTGGACTACCAG CCTCCCCAGTTTAAGCTGGACCCTCGCCTGGCTCGCCTGCTTGGCATTCACACTCAGGCTCGCTCCTGCATCATCCAGGCCCTCTGGCAATACGTCAAGACCAACAAGCTGCAGGACTCCCATGACAAGGAGTACATCAACTGTGACAAGTATTTCCAACAG ATCTTTGACTGCCCTCGGCTGAAGTTCTCTGAGATCCCTCAGCGCCTCACCAACCTCCTTTTACCCCCCGACCCCATCGTTATCAACCATGTCATCAG TGTGGATCCCAACGACCAGAAGAAGACGGCCTGCTACGACATCGACGTGGAGGTGGAAGACCCCCTGAAGGGTCAGATGAGCAGCTTCCTCCTCTCCACCGCCAACCAGCAGGAGATCGCCTCACTCGACAACAAG ATCCATGAGACCATCGAGTCCATCAACCAGCTGAAGATCCAGAGGGACTTCATGCTCAGTTTCTCCAGAGATCCCAAGGGCTACATCCAGGACTGGCTTAAATCCCAGAGCCGAGACCTTAAG TTAATGACAGACGTGGTGGGGAACcctgaagaggagaggagggcagCGTTTTACCACGAGCCTTGGTCCCAGGAGGCGGTCAGCCGCTATTTCTACTGCAAG ATCCAGCAGAGGAGACAGGAGTTGGAACAGGCCTTAGCTGTCCGCAACACCTAA
- the smarcd3b gene encoding SWI/SNF-related matrix-associated actin-dependent regulator of chromatin subfamily D member 3b isoform X3, whose amino-acid sequence MATEETAGGARKATKSKLFEFLVHGVRPGMPSGARMPHQGAPMGPPGPPYGGSPAVRPGLPSPVMEPSRKRPAPSQQVQQQQQQQQAVQGRARKKPVGFPGANEMPARQMDMREPQSDPTLGSNAKRRKMADKILPQRIRELVPESQAYMDLLAFERKLDQTIMRKRVDIQEALKRPMKQQKRKLRLYISNTFNPARPDADDSDGSIASWELRVEGKLLDDPGKQKKKFSSFFKSLVIELDKDLYGPDNHLVEWHRTPTTQETDGFQVKRPGDVSVRCTLLLMLDYQPPQFKLDPRLARLLGIHTQARSCIIQALWQYVKTNKLQDSHDKEYINCDKYFQQIFDCPRLKFSEIPQRLTNLLLPPDPIVINHVISVDPNDQKKTACYDIDVEVEDPLKGQMSSFLLSTANQQEIASLDNKIHETIESINQLKIQRDFMLSFSRDPKGYIQDWLKSQSRDLKLMTDVVGNPEEERRAAFYHEPWSQEAVSRYFYCKIQQRRQELEQALAVRNT is encoded by the exons CGTCCTGGCATGCCGTCTGGAGCGAGGATGCCCCACCAGGGAGCGCCCATGGGCCCCCCTGGCCCACCGTACGGTGGGAGCCCGGCGGTGCGACCCGGCCTGCCCTCCCCGGTGATGGAGCCCAGTCGTAAGAGGCCTGCACCCTCCCAGCAGgtccagcagcagcaacagcagcagcaggccgTCCAGGGCCGGGCCAGAAA GAAGCCAGTTGGATTCCCTGGAGCCAATGAGATGCCGGCGAGGCAGATGGACATGAGAGAGCCCCAATCAGATCCCACGCTCGGATCAAA tGCTAAGAGAAGGAAAATGGCAGACAAGATTCTTCCGCAAAGG ATCCGTGAGCTGGTCCCCGAGTCTCAGGCCTACATGGATCTGCTGGCTTTTGAGCGCAAACTGGACCAGACCATCATGCGCAAACGTGTGGACATCCAGGAGGCGCTGAAGAGACCAATGAAg CAGCAGAAGCGTAAACTGAGGCTTTACATATCGAACACGTTCAACCCTGCCAGACCTGACGCTGATGACTCAGATGGCAGCATTGCATCATGGGAACTGCGAGTAGAGGGGAAGTTGCTGGATGAC CCGgggaagcagaagaagaagttttcttcattttttaagaGCCTGGTGATTGAGCTGGACAAAGACCTCTACGGTCCTGACAACCACCTGGTGGAG TGGCACCGCACGCCCACCACTCAGGAGACGGACGGCTTCCAGGTGAAAAGGCCGGGAGACGTGAGTGTGCGCTGCACTCTGCTGCTAATGCTGGACTACCAG CCTCCCCAGTTTAAGCTGGACCCTCGCCTGGCTCGCCTGCTTGGCATTCACACTCAGGCTCGCTCCTGCATCATCCAGGCCCTCTGGCAATACGTCAAGACCAACAAGCTGCAGGACTCCCATGACAAGGAGTACATCAACTGTGACAAGTATTTCCAACAG ATCTTTGACTGCCCTCGGCTGAAGTTCTCTGAGATCCCTCAGCGCCTCACCAACCTCCTTTTACCCCCCGACCCCATCGTTATCAACCATGTCATCAG TGTGGATCCCAACGACCAGAAGAAGACGGCCTGCTACGACATCGACGTGGAGGTGGAAGACCCCCTGAAGGGTCAGATGAGCAGCTTCCTCCTCTCCACCGCCAACCAGCAGGAGATCGCCTCACTCGACAACAAG ATCCATGAGACCATCGAGTCCATCAACCAGCTGAAGATCCAGAGGGACTTCATGCTCAGTTTCTCCAGAGATCCCAAGGGCTACATCCAGGACTGGCTTAAATCCCAGAGCCGAGACCTTAAG TTAATGACAGACGTGGTGGGGAACcctgaagaggagaggagggcagCGTTTTACCACGAGCCTTGGTCCCAGGAGGCGGTCAGCCGCTATTTCTACTGCAAG ATCCAGCAGAGGAGACAGGAGTTGGAACAGGCCTTAGCTGTCCGCAACACCTAA
- the smarcd3b gene encoding SWI/SNF-related matrix-associated actin-dependent regulator of chromatin subfamily D member 3b isoform X2, which produces MATEETAGGARKATKSKLFEFLVHGVRPGMPSGARMPHQGAPMGPPGPPYGGSPAVRPGLPSPVMEPSRKRPAPSQQVQQQQQQQQAVQGRARKKPVGFPGANEMPARQMDMREPQSDPTLGSNAKRRKMADKILPQRIRELVPESQAYMDLLAFERKLDQTIMRKRVDIQEALKRPMKQKRKLRLYISNTFNPARPDADDSDGSIASWELRVEGKLLDDPGKQKKKFSSFFKSLVIELDKDLYGPDNHLVESMRGALLFQWHRTPTTQETDGFQVKRPGDVSVRCTLLLMLDYQPPQFKLDPRLARLLGIHTQARSCIIQALWQYVKTNKLQDSHDKEYINCDKYFQQIFDCPRLKFSEIPQRLTNLLLPPDPIVINHVISVDPNDQKKTACYDIDVEVEDPLKGQMSSFLLSTANQQEIASLDNKIHETIESINQLKIQRDFMLSFSRDPKGYIQDWLKSQSRDLKLMTDVVGNPEEERRAAFYHEPWSQEAVSRYFYCKIQQRRQELEQALAVRNT; this is translated from the exons CGTCCTGGCATGCCGTCTGGAGCGAGGATGCCCCACCAGGGAGCGCCCATGGGCCCCCCTGGCCCACCGTACGGTGGGAGCCCGGCGGTGCGACCCGGCCTGCCCTCCCCGGTGATGGAGCCCAGTCGTAAGAGGCCTGCACCCTCCCAGCAGgtccagcagcagcaacagcagcagcaggccgTCCAGGGCCGGGCCAGAAA GAAGCCAGTTGGATTCCCTGGAGCCAATGAGATGCCGGCGAGGCAGATGGACATGAGAGAGCCCCAATCAGATCCCACGCTCGGATCAAA tGCTAAGAGAAGGAAAATGGCAGACAAGATTCTTCCGCAAAGG ATCCGTGAGCTGGTCCCCGAGTCTCAGGCCTACATGGATCTGCTGGCTTTTGAGCGCAAACTGGACCAGACCATCATGCGCAAACGTGTGGACATCCAGGAGGCGCTGAAGAGACCAATGAAg CAGAAGCGTAAACTGAGGCTTTACATATCGAACACGTTCAACCCTGCCAGACCTGACGCTGATGACTCAGATGGCAGCATTGCATCATGGGAACTGCGAGTAGAGGGGAAGTTGCTGGATGAC CCGgggaagcagaagaagaagttttcttcattttttaagaGCCTGGTGATTGAGCTGGACAAAGACCTCTACGGTCCTGACAACCACCTGGTGGAG TCAATGCGTGGTGCCTTGCTCTTTCAGTGGCACCGCACGCCCACCACTCAGGAGACGGACGGCTTCCAGGTGAAAAGGCCGGGAGACGTGAGTGTGCGCTGCACTCTGCTGCTAATGCTGGACTACCAG CCTCCCCAGTTTAAGCTGGACCCTCGCCTGGCTCGCCTGCTTGGCATTCACACTCAGGCTCGCTCCTGCATCATCCAGGCCCTCTGGCAATACGTCAAGACCAACAAGCTGCAGGACTCCCATGACAAGGAGTACATCAACTGTGACAAGTATTTCCAACAG ATCTTTGACTGCCCTCGGCTGAAGTTCTCTGAGATCCCTCAGCGCCTCACCAACCTCCTTTTACCCCCCGACCCCATCGTTATCAACCATGTCATCAG TGTGGATCCCAACGACCAGAAGAAGACGGCCTGCTACGACATCGACGTGGAGGTGGAAGACCCCCTGAAGGGTCAGATGAGCAGCTTCCTCCTCTCCACCGCCAACCAGCAGGAGATCGCCTCACTCGACAACAAG ATCCATGAGACCATCGAGTCCATCAACCAGCTGAAGATCCAGAGGGACTTCATGCTCAGTTTCTCCAGAGATCCCAAGGGCTACATCCAGGACTGGCTTAAATCCCAGAGCCGAGACCTTAAG TTAATGACAGACGTGGTGGGGAACcctgaagaggagaggagggcagCGTTTTACCACGAGCCTTGGTCCCAGGAGGCGGTCAGCCGCTATTTCTACTGCAAG ATCCAGCAGAGGAGACAGGAGTTGGAACAGGCCTTAGCTGTCCGCAACACCTAA